Proteins co-encoded in one Coleofasciculus chthonoplastes PCC 7420 genomic window:
- a CDS encoding N-acetylmuramoyl-L-alanine amidase, with the protein MLYAAPSFKLGAIIVRFRWLLLLSSFLSVFLYTSAAEARQLLFWRFDRAQNQLVFTTDEGVQPRAQLIANPTRLVIDLPGTRLGRPTVNQQVGGAIQEIRVGQFENQTTRIVVELAPGYTLDPQQVQFRGLSPTQWTVNIPNPQRISSLPSPPPPVRTVNPSTSLRVNDRQSPQPSSPPTVTVETSATQVDSFQVTRNGFFIRTDGGKPDQIKVKRSRDRRQIEIEVEGLNLSRRLVEQTLNVNRYGVSQIQFQRLKDSPPLTRITLNVDRDSPDWQALYSDVGGLVIIPRGTSASSLESRSNASGNVLVSYPSRSQTSNRRVSINQQATIQSVELGNNQTQLLIEADRPVQATSRWDANERAYQITIPNAQLADQVKGPQLTANSPLSRVLLRQQDSRTVVILVQPSPGTQIGSLNQISDRLLALPIQKKQATLPPRESIPVPPPSPSPAPPTSFPTVPNSRIVVMVDPGHGGKDPGAVGIGGLREKDVILPIAQEVAALLEKQGVQAVLTRNSDYFVDLAPRVTMAERVNANLFVSIHANAISLSRPDVNGLETYYFASGQRLAQTIHNNILQTVPVQNRGVRRARFYVLRKTSMPAVLVEVGFVTGRDDSAKLNNPTHRSQMAQAIARGILQYIQQNF; encoded by the coding sequence ATGCTGTATGCAGCACCGAGCTTTAAGTTAGGAGCAATAATTGTGAGATTTCGCTGGCTACTGCTACTCTCCAGCTTTTTGAGTGTTTTTCTCTATACATCCGCCGCCGAAGCGCGTCAACTGCTGTTTTGGCGGTTTGACCGCGCTCAAAATCAGTTAGTCTTTACCACCGATGAGGGGGTTCAGCCGAGGGCGCAACTGATTGCGAATCCGACTCGGCTGGTTATTGATTTGCCCGGAACTCGACTGGGACGCCCGACGGTGAATCAACAAGTGGGCGGTGCGATTCAAGAAATCCGAGTCGGACAATTTGAAAACCAAACCACTCGGATTGTGGTGGAATTAGCCCCAGGTTATACCCTCGACCCCCAACAGGTACAATTTAGGGGACTCTCGCCGACGCAGTGGACGGTGAATATCCCCAATCCACAACGGATATCCAGTTTACCCAGTCCGCCTCCCCCAGTCCGAACCGTTAACCCTTCGACTTCGCTCAGGGTTAACGATCGCCAATCTCCTCAACCGAGTTCACCCCCAACGGTGACGGTGGAAACATCGGCGACACAAGTGGATAGTTTCCAGGTGACTCGGAATGGATTTTTTATCCGTACCGATGGTGGAAAACCGGATCAGATTAAGGTGAAGCGGAGTCGCGATCGCCGCCAGATTGAGATTGAGGTGGAGGGGTTAAATCTCTCCCGCCGTCTGGTTGAGCAAACGTTGAATGTGAATCGCTACGGCGTTAGCCAAATCCAATTCCAAAGGCTGAAAGATTCACCCCCCTTGACTCGGATCACCTTAAATGTTGACCGAGATAGTCCCGATTGGCAGGCATTATACAGCGATGTTGGCGGGTTGGTGATTATCCCCAGAGGAACCTCAGCATCCAGTTTAGAGAGTCGCTCTAATGCTTCGGGTAATGTCCTAGTCTCTTATCCTTCGCGATCGCAAACCTCGAATCGACGAGTCAGCATTAATCAACAAGCAACAATTCAGTCGGTTGAACTGGGAAATAATCAGACTCAACTATTGATTGAAGCCGATCGCCCTGTCCAAGCCACCAGTCGTTGGGATGCGAATGAGAGGGCGTACCAGATTACGATCCCCAATGCCCAATTAGCCGATCAGGTTAAAGGACCTCAACTGACTGCCAATAGTCCTTTATCACGGGTATTGCTGCGCCAGCAAGACTCTCGCACCGTGGTAATTTTGGTGCAGCCAAGTCCAGGAACTCAGATTGGTAGCCTCAATCAAATTAGCGATCGCCTGTTGGCGCTACCCATACAAAAAAAACAAGCCACATTACCGCCCCGTGAATCGATTCCGGTACCGCCGCCAAGTCCATCCCCCGCACCCCCAACCTCATTTCCCACGGTTCCCAACAGTCGAATTGTGGTGATGGTTGATCCTGGACATGGGGGTAAAGATCCGGGCGCTGTTGGCATTGGCGGATTACGGGAAAAGGATGTTATTTTACCCATTGCCCAAGAAGTGGCAGCATTATTAGAAAAGCAGGGTGTGCAAGCCGTATTAACCCGCAATAGCGATTATTTCGTTGATTTAGCGCCCCGTGTGACCATGGCGGAGCGAGTCAATGCTAATCTATTTGTCAGCATTCATGCGAATGCCATTAGTCTCAGCCGCCCGGATGTGAATGGATTGGAAACCTATTATTTCGCCAGTGGGCAACGCCTTGCCCAGACGATTCACAATAACATTTTACAGACAGTTCCGGTACAGAATCGGGGGGTTAGACGCGCCCGGTTTTATGTGCTAAGAAAAACTTCAATGCCAGCGGTTTTGGTGGAAGTGGGTTTTGTCACCGGTCGA